The region AAAAACTGAACTAGCCCCTTTTTACTTACATGCAGTTCAACTTCTGTTTCCAAGGACACTGTCTGTACTAGAGAAGACAAATTCATGCTGAAAAATTTCCATCCTCACTGGTTTCAGATTTGTCATCCACACTGAAATAGACACTAGAAAAGTTAAATCATCTTTTGAGGCAACTTCAgctttttacattcattttcaaagtGTTGTTTGCTGTTTACAGAGAAAGCTTAAAGAACAGATTGCCTCAGCAAGTCCCAACAAAGTGGAGTACATTATAGTGAGATGCCTGATATCACTTAACATATGTTAGTGTATTAAAAAAAgctctgtgtttactgttgAAATGAAGGCCTCGTAATCAGTTCTTATATCTCATATAGTGTGTGGTATTTAGAGGCACCTGTTAACCAGTCCTCAGATTTACTGTAACATGGTGGATACGCAGAGATCTCCCTATGCTAATTATGACAATATGTGTGACAGAATTTGTCTTTTAGTTTTCAATAGACCCTGTCATGAACTGACGTCTTTGACGTCTCACAAGTGGAAAATATGACTTGTTTGTAGCACTAGATGAAAACTCAGgagatcaccaaaatcattaaGATTCATCCTTTGGAGAACATCTGTGTGAAATTTCATATCAATCTACAGTATGCATGTTgtcatcatatttcattgtgGACCAAACTGACAGATAGACTGACAGACCAGCATCGCCATCCCCCTGAGCTGCTACTGTGTCTAAAAGCGgcaatcatcattatcatctcaCTGTATTCCTCACCACAGTTTATCATAGCAGGGGATGGATTCCCACCTGCTTATAATGAGAAAATCACTAGTACAGAAAAGAGTAGGGATgaggtctttgtgtgtgtgtgtgtgtgtgtgtgtgtgtgtgtgtgtgtgtgtgtgtgtgtgtgtgtgtgtgtgtgtgtgtgtgtgtgtgtgtgtgtgtgtgtgtgtgtgtgtgtgtgtgtgtgtgtgtatacctggTGTAAGATGAAACGGACAATCCCAGTTTAACCAGGGCAGGGTCAGAGGAAAGGAACAGGCCCCCTCCTCCATCACCCCCCGTGGCTCTCTGCAGTCATCCTGCCTACCTATCAGCATTCAGCAGACCACCCTGCCTCCTTTTATCAGGATGGAACTGATTTGGCCTTACAGTAGTTTCCATGGATGgattgtgtctgtttttccccccacagcTGTTAGTTCTCAGGAAGTAACAGATCTgcccatttttattttcagcgTCCTGAACTCAAAGCTGCTATTTGTTTGGCGTCTTTTTCCACTGAATCAGGTTCAACATCAGTTTCACCCCCTCACACTGTTTACAGAAGGATCACAGCTCCTGGACATACGGGCCTCTTTCACATGCACTCCTTCAACCTAATCTTGCTGGCCTGCTGTCAGTCGGACAGACAAGCGTGACGCAACCCTgtcctcccctctctttctccgcTCTCTCCCACTTGGCTTTTGTGTCCCCTCAAGAGCCGCAAGCCTCTCCCTTCATCACCAAAATATCTCTCTGCATCTGTGAAAAATACACAGTGCTTTGGTACCAGCATGTcaccctatctctctctctctcgctcatcTGCACCTCACCCAGAGTCTGAACTCTTAAGCgtgaaaataaacagaaggGGTTGAACATTCAGTCGGTGGCTGAAGGTCACCTCTGTTTCAGAGCGATAAAAAGGCTGAGGTTATTTTGACAGCTGGCCAGATTTCACCTGTTCCCGAGCTTTCCCTCCGGCTCGAGGCAGAAGCACAGATGAAAAAAGTTAAAGCAAAGATCTTGGGGGTTTTTTGTTAGGTTTTGTTGGACTTTTTGTCAaagttaaaactaaaaaaagacttACAGCTTGTACTGTTCTTGGCAAGCTGCCTACCTTCCAACATATTTGCATTACATCTGTTCCCACTGTGTCTTATGTTTccatttcattcatcatttagctagtacttttatctttttttgtccttttctttattcttattGTCCATCTTTTGATTTACTCCataatttatgtgttttaattttatgtgttttcagtCGATTTTATTGGTGGATTTGACCCATTCCCACTCTACCATGTCAATGAGAAACCATCCCATCTCCTCTTAAAGCCCATGTACCTGTAAGTATGAATGTGCTGTCATCCAACCATATGTCTGTTTAAATGTGACTGTAAGAGAATgtgaatattcacatttgattaGGATCCAGGAAGTTACAACACAACACTTGCTAGTAGAGATGGGGAAGGCGGTTTCTTGCTCATTATCTAGAGGTTTGAATCATGTCAGGGGAGTAAACTACTCTCTGAAACATGCTACATCTTGTCAGAGGGCTTTAGGGAACATGAAGGCCTCTCATGATAtcttttgtttgtatgtgtgtgtgtgtgtgtgtgtgtgtatagtgtgtgtatgtcccCATGCCGCAAGCAGTTCCTTATAGCAGCACATGTgggaaaataaacatacaaaattCGGTTTAAAATTGGATTCATCAATGAAGTTGTGCAGGGAACTTAATAACAATAAGCCTGGTAAGTCATGTAATAATTCTCTGCCAACAtgacatgaatattttattagaCTCTTGACAGTTTAATCAGCTCTGTCTCTAATGGGAGGAAGTTTTCGTTTCCCCTACCTACCGGGAGTTGTGTGCTGGATAAATTCATctaggaaggtgtgtgtgtgcgggtgtgcGGGTGCGTGTCTGTGCATTGCCCAACAAGAATTAAGGACCTtgctctttttctatttctgttccCTTCAGGTCTACGTAAATAGGAGCGTGTCCAGGAGGGAGGTGACACAGCAAATTCCCACGGAGACAAAATGGCTGTTTTGACACAAGTGTCCCAGTGCGCTGGAGCACAGACATTCCTCCCCCTCTTGATTTCATCTTTTCAGTACTTTAAACATGTCATTTACTGGTGTGCTGCCCAGAAAAGGCAACACTTCTCAGTTAGGGTTCATTGTTTTCCAGGGAGGGATGACGGGTTCAGGGAACAGGGGGATTACAGTGTAACAAAGCCTCATATTGTGTATTTAGGGAAGTATCaatcattttctttgtcttgagTTCTCTGCTGAGGTCCCATTGCTGTGACCTGCCCATAAGGTTTAATACAACCCAAGAACATGACTGTATAGAACACATACGGCATGTAAATCAAATTGTGTATGTAATCAGGAGCTGCCCAGCATTCCCAGTCTGTGGTACTGTGTCTTAGAGGATGCAGTGATTTAGCATGTTATTGCTGGTTTGGCTCAGATCTTGGCCGGAGGGCTGAATTACAGTGGGGCCTGTGGAATGAGCTATTGTGCACAGCCTGTTTACTTTAGGCCAGGATCTGTGTGCATAAATACACAAGCAAGGCAGGAAGAAGCAGGGGGAGTGGAGAGGcaaagggaggggagggaacaAAAGAACCAAACCTACAGGGGCATctgtcaaaaatagaaaatgtaaataatgaaacaagGGGAAGAAAAATTCACAATTTAGAGTGTGATATGTGAACTATCATGATTGcaaatgagtgtgtgagagGCGTTCAAACACGAGGAATGGCGTATGAGTCttaaattttatttttggaGTCTTGTTATTGTGACTATTTTCACCAACAGCCAAGTCATTGTTTCAGATGTGTCAGGTGTTTGTGTTAGACGATGTGCTGAAAGCTTTGTTTTCACTTCAGTTCTCATCCTCTAAACTGCTGGCAGAGCTGGCTGCTGACAGGGGTGATCATTACACACACTCGAGAGAAAAGGTTACACAGCGTATTTTTAACTTGACTGAACAATAGGAATTGTTTTACTTGTCATATTGCAAACAGCAGTGTTGAATTGTATGGGTATGGTCTTCAGTGTAAACGTAGCATGGCGATACCTGAGCAGATCAGTTCAACAGTTAGGATTCTCAATGGTGATATTCTAAATTGTGATTGTTTTATAGCATGTTTTTACAGGGTTTGTATTGTAATTATGTGTATAAACATATTCATATAATGACAAAGTAGCAAAACTCTTCAACTGGCTGCATATGAGCTGGTTAAACTGTAACTGTAAGTCGTTTCCTGCTTACATCTCTTTCATTTTGACCCAGCAACATTTTAGACAAAAGTGCACACACGTGGGTCACATCTCCTGAACTGATTGGTAGCACTTTTCTTTGCTCCAGAACTAATGTCAGTCTGAGTCAGATCCCCAGTTGCCTCATTGTTTGTGAATCACTACAGCCCTCTGGTGTTCAAAGCGTTCATGTACAAAGTGGGGGTCAGCTCTTTTGTAAATCTCCATGTTTTGTCTTAAGCTATTATTTTTGTTTCGTTTGCAGATAACATTAAATCTCAAAACAGTATGTTATTTCTAATTCTCATGTTAGAGGAGTCAGCGCTATACCCTGGTTGTTACTTACTGCATGTATTTCAAAGTTACACCTGCTCCCCTCACTCTAGATTAAGATATTTTGTCACCCACTAAATCAGAATCCAGGACATATTTTGGTGcagtctgctttttttttttgcttttttttttttaaatcaaaaaagTTACAAACAAAGAAGTTTGGTTCATTTTTCTGCTATCGACACCCAAAAATATCCTGCTTGGGGTCAGATTTCTCTCTGATATTAAATGTTCTTCACTGCCAGAAAGACTGTCCACAAACTGCAATGATTATGAAAATCAAATTGGACACGTGACCACTAATTTCAGTATGATGTGAATGAACTTTTTTGATCTGATTGGTCTCTCCTCTGTTGGCAAGATGCAATAATTTATATGTcattattgtctttattgtttaaAGTTTACACACTCCTGGTAGGCGAACTGGTGTGCgtagtaaaaacacaaagcacCTCATATTGTAACATAGTCAGTATTAGTAGCAAACTAAAGCTACTAAAAATCATTATGTAAGAACTAGTCTTCCTCTCAGTGCAATACAGCCTCTTCCTAAACGCCGGTGACTGGAATTAGTTTAAACCTGTTATGGTTGTGTCTGTGTTAGTCTCCACTGAAAAAGATTCCACCTCTTTGTAGAtaattctttttctttgtatagAAAGTGGAAaagctctctttttttgtatttctctcttCTACTTTGTGTCCAGTGTGGCCCTAAACCCCATGTGATCTGATTGTGTAATCCAATTTATCCAGAACTGTGCTTTGTGTTCATGTAAATAGGTGTTTATTAATAAAAGAATGTGCTCTTTTAATGATCTCGTGTGTCATCCTGTGTGTTGAAACTGTAGCTGCTAGTCCACATTAACAAtgaccacacatacacatatttaacagctttaaattTTTATTATAGAAAATTATCTGTAAACTCTGACAACACAAGCAACCTGCAATAGttaaataatgttgattttcaCCAGTGAAAGGGAAAATGAGTACAGATGAAAACTGAAGGTCACTCATGCAACACCTGTATAGGGGTGGCTTCTCACTACAGCCTTAGGACAGGAAGGCACGAACGCTGCCTCTGATGACAGCTCTGCAGATGGGGCAGTGACGCAGGCTGGCAGCACAGTCACCGCACACCACCAGATGACCACAGGGGATGAAAACGATGGACACCGGCTTGTCCATGCACACTTTACAGGtcctctcctcctgcagctgccTCAGTAGCTCTTCTGGACTTGGGTCCTTCACTGTGGGAGGAAACATATTTCAAAACATAATTGAACTAACTATTGTATAGAGCAATCATATGTCAGCAGTTCAATGCTGTAATGATCCCCTtatttcctgtcggcctctctgtcACCAACTGTCATATaaaggcaaacaaaaaaaaactgttcctCTTGCAAATCCTCTAAatgttgacctctgacctctctctcTGATGGTTGTTTGTGTCCTCACACTCCCTGCACTGGAGCCTTGCCTCATCTCTGGCTCTGAGGGACAAAAATATGACAAGAAATCACACATTATGAGTTTAGGAATCCATGGTAACATTGATATTTGGGTTATTACttgctttacattacattacaggtttacatatacaaatatacacagtCAGAAATTACTAATTGGGTCTGAGAAAATTGAATTTGACGAGTTTATTATGTTACCTCTGCTCTGTGACCCCCTgtgtctgtcctcctcctccgcctgcAGTACGTCAGTGACCAGGTCAGACACAGAAGTGTAGTGCTGGCCTGTCAAAAGGTACTTGGTCTGGACCAGACTCTCTACCAGACTGGCTTCAAAACCCATCTGGAGCACAGTCTGCACCACAGGGGAAAGCATGACTGATGAAGCTCCCAGACCTCCAACCACATCTGGGAGAAATGCAAGGAAGGGACAGGTGAGGAAGACAAGAGAAAAAGTCCAGGGACCAGACTCAACAAAAGGCAAAAACATCTATATGTCCACTGGATTTTAGGTTCCATTTTACACTACATGCTgtaataaaaatctatttgatAAGTGGGAAAATAAACAGCGGCTTACCTTTGTCTGccaaatatattaacatttcatAGCACAGATCTCTTCTGTAAATCTGCTGAAATGGATTATAATTATGATTCTTTCATTGTATGGAATAATTGCCCTCTCATGACTACCCTGCAACCATGAGCAACAGTCAAATGGTATCCATAGCGCCAACTAATAACTGCGATCCTAGAGCAAACATTAGCTCAGGTAATTCGACATGcagttatttcattttcagcagACGAGTAAAGAGAAGTTGTGAGTCCTGCATTCTACCTCAAAGAGTCCACTCAGTGTCTAATTTGAGATTTTAAGTAGTGCTGGTGCAAGGTAGACTTCTATCATTAAAGTGCATGTTTCAACCAAGGTGGTGCATCCAGGTTGATCTACAAATAATTCAATCAACAGACTAAAGCCTTTATTTTCAGCACTTGGCACATCCTGCAGTGTTTGCACCACCTTTCACCTTGTCTGTGAACACACAAGAGTGAGTGTTGACACTTTGATGTTTTGCACCACAGGGTGCATAAATATGATTATTGGCATCAAAGCAGAAAGCTTATTACCCATCATTCCTCACCTTGTTTCAATTTTATTTGACTTACCATTTCTGGAACCAATATCTCTGCCTGTGGAAGTCGGTGAACCAACCTAGAAATGAATTTACACAATGAAAGCCACGAATGATTTCAATACAGTCATACTTAATGTGTGATGATAACGTCTGGCAAACAGATTTTATACTGAGCAGCTAAGAAGGATAAAGGTCCTCACCACAGTGTCACCCAGATGGAAATGAGCATCTTGTATGTTGCTGATATATTCCTGCCCCCTCGACTGGATTAAAAACTCACAtctgagaaaaatataaagatgCAATTTCATAATCCACAAAAGCACGAATGCATAACAGAGAACAATCACACTGTAAAATAATGTGTCCATGCAAAAGGAGGCAAATAATATATTCAATTGATGTCTTTATATGAGCCTGTGATAAGCCCTGTTGTTACCGTGGAAACCACTTGGCATGTTCCTGCCAGGGGTCATCTCCTGGCTCCCAGTTCCTCAGCCCTCCATCGCAGTAGTAGCATTTGACGTTGTCGCCGTGACCTGACAGGATGTACAAGACTATGGTGACAAGAGTCTAATGGTGGAGAGCCTAAAAATCTCTTAATACTCCCATTTTGTCCAGAATGAACTAACAAAATCAGGCTATTTATATGTCA is a window of Scomber scombrus chromosome 10, fScoSco1.1, whole genome shotgun sequence DNA encoding:
- the birc7 gene encoding baculoviral IAP repeat-containing protein 7, which produces MTGTGQKEKGKPTCHRMTDDRSTMLHILEEPQMRREGERLRTFQNWPADAPVTSGDLAKAGFFFLGPGDKVQCFCCGGILRSWVHGDSPAAEHRRHFPTCSFILGQAVGNIPLQVGSSDSVDGQLLSQLQRMTMDDQGTAGQAVYPEMEAEDSRLTTFHNWPTEASVQPDVLARAGFFYTGHGDNVKCYYCDGGLRNWEPGDDPWQEHAKWFPRCEFLIQSRGQEYISNIQDAHFHLGDTVVGSPTSTGRDIGSRNDVVGGLGASSVMLSPVVQTVLQMGFEASLVESLVQTKYLLTGQHYTSVSDLVTDVLQAEEEDRHRGSQSREPEMRQGSSAGSVRTQTTIRERVKDPSPEELLRQLQEERTCKVCMDKPVSIVFIPCGHLVVCGDCAASLRHCPICRAVIRGSVRAFLS